From the Aspergillus puulaauensis MK2 DNA, chromosome 1, nearly complete sequence genome, the window AGACCTCACGCACTACACCGAGACAGCGGGGTTCCTAGATAAGCCGGGAAACTGCCAGGGGTGTGAGATTATCTACGACACCCGGATTGAATGCCATGCACAGCAGGATCGAAGTACTATTTTAGATAAGCTCGCCGTTATCGCGGAGCACATCGAGGAACACGAAGACGGCACAAGTACGTTCCTTGTGCTCAAGAGCCTGGATAGTGAGACCCAGATGAGGATTTTTGAGCGGTATGCTAGTTGGGACGCAATGCTTGCACATCAGAAGGGGGACAAACTGGTGGATTTGTGGCTGGGTTCAAAGGCAGGAATCAAGAGTATGGAGGGAAGAGCGTATGTCCCGAATGGTAAAGGCTGGCTGCACCATTAGGACCTCGTCTATGATACATCTCAGGGAAGTGTA encodes:
- a CDS encoding putative quinol monooxygenase (InterPro:IPR011008), coding for MFIIFGNVQFIPGRYGEWQTAYDKLAEYVAVRERTSTLTYYFGIPFEFKTNFEGIPHMLAFEAYNTREDLYDTHLNSTAMQEFLAAVPSTMSTGLDLTHYTETAGFLDKPGNCQGCEIIYDTRIECHAQQDRSTILDKLAVIAEHIEEHEDGTSTFLVLKSLDSETQMRIFERYASWDAMLAHQKGDKLVDLWLGSKAGIKSMEGRAYVPNGKGWLHH